The Ptiloglossa arizonensis isolate GNS036 chromosome 2, iyPtiAriz1_principal, whole genome shotgun sequence sequence TCTTGCAATGCTGACATTTTTTATGCTAATAAACTTGATGATtccaaaatgtatttttatttcattgcaTTTTATTAATCATACATAAATATTTCAACTGTTCAATATCATGGCATGATATTATTCGAACGTTAATGTGTTCGAAAAGTGTGTCTTTTATTTGTTTTCttatttcattaattaattgaaatgttcaaataaataataaaataccgTAGATTTGAATATTACTTTAGCTGCTTTCATTTCCTTTTTAATGTTAAATACTGTTTTCATTATTGATCCTTCCTGCGTTTTTTTCGTGACTATTATACATGGACACATGTCGAACACCGCAATATGCTAAAGTATGTAAAGGTTGGATGGCGCCACGTGTTTTGCGCTTTTCCTCGCTGCCAGACATTACCAAGAAAGTGTGGAAAAGTGAGGTTGGGAAACCAAGTAGTACACGTTCCAGTATGTCAACAGATAAGAAGGTATCCGATGTCACGAAAAAGATATCTGAAATGGACGTGGAGGAAACTGGGAAGAAGCTGACccacaaagaaaagaaaaaattgaaaaaacagCAAGAATATGAGAAAACGATGGAAATGTTAACGAAGACCGGTGGTCAGGGTCACAGTGAACTCGAGTCAAATTTTACTGTCTCTCAATCTCAAACTCAGCAACGCACTAATCAACAATTAGAAAATGCCGTTGATATCAAGGTGGAAAATTTTAGTATTGCTGCCAAAGGAAAGGAGCTCTTTACCAATGCCAGTCTACTGATTGCACAGGGCAGACGATACGGTTTGGTAGGACCAAATGGGTATGCACCTTCAAACCGTTTAATAAGTTATACAAAGTATAATTTAGATGTctgaaatttttcttctcttttcagaCATGGCAAGACCACCTTATTACGTCACATTGCAAAAAGAGCATTTGCTATTCCACCTAATATAGATGTTCTGTATTGCGAGCAAGAAGTTATTGCCGATAATACTCCTGCAGTAGAAGTAGTACTTAATGCAGATGTCAAATGTCAAAAATTATTAGCAGAGTGCAAACAGTTGGAAGAATTAGTAGAACAAGGAGACACTTCTGTTCAAAGTAGATTGCAAGAGGTAATTTTTCCACCTATTGCATTGAATTTAAATACGTATATAAACATTTAGTTGAATAATGTATATCTTATAGGTCTATGAAGAACTGAAAGTTATTGGTGCAGATTCTGCAGAACCAAGAGCTAGGAGAATTCTTGCAGGTCTAGGATTTAGTCGTGCTATGCAAGACCGTGCAACAAAGAATTTTTCTGGTGGTTGGCGTATGCGTGTTTCTCTTGCAAGGGCACTCTTTTTAGAACCTACATTGCTGTTACTTGATGAACCAACAAATCATTTGGATTTGAATGCTGTTATTTGGCTGGACAATTATCTACAAGCATGGAAAAAAACTCTATTAATTGTTTCTCACGACCAAAGTTTTTTGGATAACGTGTGCACAGACATAATtcatttggatcagcaaaaaCTATTTTATTACAAAGGAAATTACAGTATGTTTAAAAAGATGTACGAACAAAAACGAAAAGAGATGATAAAAGCATATGAGAAACAAGAAAAACGGCTTAAAGATCTCAAAGCCTCTGGTCAAAGTAAAAAACAAGctgaaaagaaacagaaagaagcTTTAACTAGGAAGCAAGAAAAGAATAGAACAAAAATGCAAAAACAAGATGACACGACACCTACAGAATTGCTACAGAAACCTAGAGAATACATAGTTAAATTTAGTTTCCCTGATCCACCTCCCTTGCAGCCACCCATTCTTGGTCTTCACAGTAtgtgataaatattaaattgttctACATCTATATCAAGATAAGTTTGAAAAGTAATATTTTGTTTCAGATGTCAACTTCTCATACGAAGGACAAAAACCAttatttattaatgttgattttGGAATAGACCTAAGTTCTAGAATAGCTATAGTAGGACCTAATGGTGTTGGTAAATCTACATTTTTGAAGTTATTAACTGCTGACTTACAACCAGTGAAAGGAGAGTTAATAAAAAATCATCGATTAGTAAGTAGAACTTGACATTTACTTACTATTTGAATAGAGAATTTATACATTAATGTACATTTATCATTTTCAGAGGATAGGTAAGTTCGACCAGCACTCTGGCGAACATCTGACTGCTGAAGAAACGCCGTCAGAATATTTAATGCGTTTGTTTGATCTTCCATATGAAAAAGCTAGGAAACAATTAGGAACATTTGGGCTTAGTTCTCATGCGCATACAATTAAAATGAAAGATTTATCAGGAGGTCAAAAGGCACGAGTGGCTTTAGCAGAATTGTGTTTAAATGCACCCGACGTTGTAATTTTAGATGAACCGACGAATAACTTAGACATAGAATCTATCGATGCTCTAGCTGATGCTATTAATGAATATAAAGGAGGAGTTATTATTGTATCTCACGACGAACGTCTAATCAGAGATACAGAATGTTGTTTATACGTAATTGAAAATCAACAAATTAATGAAATTGATGGAGATTTCGACGATTATAGGAAAGAATTGTTGGAAAGCTTGggagaaattattaacaatccaaGTATAGCTGCAAATGCTGCTGTTCTACAGTAATCATTTTGCCTTTGTAGAATAGTTACTCTTCAGTGGCCTGTGGAATCGATCCCTTCAGACACGAACACTCATTTAATACATTAAACGCTTTTTACATGTCAATTTTTTCCCCGTAAAATTATTAAGTTCTAATTATTGATTTGAAAATGCGATTATTAATGTTCTAGATGCAAAATGTCGTTTAACTTGCGTTTAAAGGTATTCAAGATTGAGACACACGAGGTCTGATAGggttaaaatattgtaaaattgtaataaatcttCAATTTACGATTTCTATATGAATTGC is a genomic window containing:
- the LOC143143023 gene encoding ATP-binding cassette sub-family F member 1; protein product: MSTDKKVSDVTKKISEMDVEETGKKLTHKEKKKLKKQQEYEKTMEMLTKTGGQGHSELESNFTVSQSQTQQRTNQQLENAVDIKVENFSIAAKGKELFTNASLLIAQGRRYGLVGPNGHGKTTLLRHIAKRAFAIPPNIDVLYCEQEVIADNTPAVEVVLNADVKCQKLLAECKQLEELVEQGDTSVQSRLQEVYEELKVIGADSAEPRARRILAGLGFSRAMQDRATKNFSGGWRMRVSLARALFLEPTLLLLDEPTNHLDLNAVIWLDNYLQAWKKTLLIVSHDQSFLDNVCTDIIHLDQQKLFYYKGNYSMFKKMYEQKRKEMIKAYEKQEKRLKDLKASGQSKKQAEKKQKEALTRKQEKNRTKMQKQDDTTPTELLQKPREYIVKFSFPDPPPLQPPILGLHNVNFSYEGQKPLFINVDFGIDLSSRIAIVGPNGVGKSTFLKLLTADLQPVKGELIKNHRLRIGKFDQHSGEHLTAEETPSEYLMRLFDLPYEKARKQLGTFGLSSHAHTIKMKDLSGGQKARVALAELCLNAPDVVILDEPTNNLDIESIDALADAINEYKGGVIIVSHDERLIRDTECCLYVIENQQINEIDGDFDDYRKELLESLGEIINNPSIAANAAVLQ